The following proteins are co-located in the Nonlabens ponticola genome:
- a CDS encoding glycoside hydrolase family 113 — MMQNSILTLFQALPSFRRIAVWITAIAMATLTISCTAQTPESIDGISFVATRNPIDQTDVQPLLDYNADYAAVIPYGFMRDLSSPEVIYNTDRQWWGETKEGVEKTIELFHTDGLKVMLKPQIWIWRGEYTGNIQLENAQQWKQLEDSYSQYILDYAQVAQDQNVEMLCIATELDSFVDQRRDYWMELIKKIKAIYQGKITYAGNWDSYKNVHFWDQMDYIGVDAYFPLSDQKTPDSTTIANNWKKWKLELSTLSRKHDKQILFAEYGYISADYAGKEPWKNADETREVNNDAQQILLQGMYDNVWNEDWFAGGFLWKHHAEESRRGFAKRFTPQGKPAAQTVAEAYKKYE, encoded by the coding sequence ATGATGCAAAATAGTATACTTACCTTATTTCAAGCGCTGCCTAGCTTTAGAAGAATTGCTGTGTGGATTACAGCGATAGCAATGGCAACCTTGACTATTTCCTGTACTGCCCAAACTCCAGAAAGTATAGACGGGATTTCGTTTGTCGCAACTAGAAATCCTATCGATCAAACTGATGTGCAGCCGCTGTTGGACTATAATGCCGATTATGCCGCAGTGATCCCTTATGGTTTTATGCGTGATCTATCAAGTCCAGAAGTGATCTACAACACTGATAGACAATGGTGGGGCGAGACTAAAGAAGGTGTAGAAAAAACGATAGAACTGTTTCACACAGATGGGCTCAAAGTCATGCTCAAACCACAAATCTGGATCTGGCGTGGCGAGTATACAGGTAATATCCAGCTAGAAAATGCGCAGCAATGGAAACAGCTGGAAGACAGTTACAGTCAATATATTCTCGATTATGCGCAAGTGGCCCAAGACCAAAATGTAGAAATGTTATGCATCGCTACGGAGCTGGACAGCTTTGTTGACCAACGTCGTGATTACTGGATGGAACTCATCAAAAAAATCAAGGCGATCTACCAGGGCAAAATTACCTATGCAGGAAATTGGGACAGCTATAAAAACGTGCACTTTTGGGATCAAATGGACTACATAGGTGTAGATGCTTATTTTCCTTTAAGCGATCAAAAAACGCCTGATAGCACTACCATTGCAAATAATTGGAAGAAATGGAAGCTGGAATTGAGCACGCTTTCGCGAAAGCATGACAAACAAATTCTTTTTGCAGAATACGGTTACATAAGCGCCGATTATGCAGGCAAGGAACCATGGAAAAATGCCGATGAAACTCGTGAGGTCAATAACGATGCCCAACAAATATTGCTTCAAGGCATGTATGACAACGTGTGGAATGAGGACTGGTTTGCTGGCGGCTTTTTATGGAAACACCATGCAGAAGAAAGTCGACGTGGCTTTGCAAAACGATTTACACCACAAGGAAAACCAGCGGCACAAACTGTGGCTGAAGCCTACAAGAAATACGAGTAA
- a CDS encoding DUF547 domain-containing protein yields MKIQSYKFLLVVVWILVGSAFAKAQLSTINTATRELFANHVAAGQVDYAAIKKDPTNLNTAIQSIKKINLNSLTAAERKALLINAYNLFTIKGVVDAYPIKSVMDDASFFDATRYELGGEMVSLNQLEKQILFKEFPDPRLHFVLVCGAVSCPPLNNKPFTAENTEFMLKKLTRAAINNPALVKIDMHEKVAYVSKIFDWYAADFTKKGTLIDYLNTYREDMIPDGFSVKFMSYNWSLNDAK; encoded by the coding sequence ATGAAAATTCAATCCTATAAATTTTTACTTGTTGTAGTGTGGATTTTGGTGGGTTCCGCTTTCGCGAAAGCGCAATTATCAACCATCAACACTGCTACCAGAGAGCTATTTGCCAACCATGTTGCAGCTGGACAAGTGGACTATGCAGCCATCAAAAAAGATCCTACAAACCTAAATACCGCAATACAATCCATTAAAAAGATTAACCTGAACTCTTTGACCGCAGCAGAACGTAAAGCCTTGCTGATCAATGCGTACAACTTATTTACCATCAAAGGCGTGGTAGACGCCTACCCTATAAAATCGGTGATGGATGACGCATCATTTTTTGATGCTACCCGATATGAATTAGGCGGTGAAATGGTTTCTTTAAATCAGCTAGAGAAACAAATCTTATTCAAAGAATTTCCTGACCCACGATTGCATTTTGTTCTCGTTTGTGGTGCCGTAAGCTGTCCACCGCTTAACAACAAGCCTTTTACTGCAGAGAATACAGAATTCATGCTCAAGAAACTCACGCGTGCCGCAATCAACAATCCGGCATTGGTAAAGATAGATATGCATGAAAAAGTAGCTTACGTTTCTAAGATTTTTGACTGGTATGCTGCAGACTTCACCAAAAAAGGGACTTTGATAGATTACCTCAACACCTATCGTGAGGACATGATACCAGATGGTTTCAGCGTCAAGTTTATGAGTTATAATTGGTCGCTTAATGATGCAAAATAG
- a CDS encoding TIGR01777 family oxidoreductase, with protein sequence MKKVIIAGGTGFLGIALKEYFEKQGVLVITLSRKRIQNTTHWNGKDLGEWVKHLEDTDVLINLAGKSVDCRYTDANRKAIYNSRIDSTRVLNLALEKAVTKPKVFLNASTATIYAHSETQINTEANGIIGDDFSMGIAKSWEKEFFSKSFDGVRKIALRTSIVLGNDGGAFPMLKKITRLGMGGKQGRGNQFISWIHIQDLCRAVKFIIDSDLDGPINITAPNPMRNDNFMEVLSQKLRVPLRIDQPKWLLEIGAAVIGTETELLLKSRYVYPQRLLDARFEFNYKTVEECLADLL encoded by the coding sequence ATGAAAAAGGTTATTATCGCAGGCGGCACAGGTTTCTTAGGAATTGCCCTCAAAGAATATTTTGAAAAGCAAGGTGTTTTAGTAATTACGCTTTCGCGAAAGCGCATTCAAAATACAACTCATTGGAATGGAAAAGATTTAGGTGAATGGGTCAAACACTTAGAAGATACAGATGTACTCATCAATCTAGCAGGAAAATCTGTTGATTGTAGATATACGGACGCTAATCGTAAAGCGATTTATAACTCTAGAATTGATAGTACGAGAGTATTAAACTTAGCGTTGGAAAAGGCTGTGACTAAACCCAAAGTATTTCTCAACGCGAGTACTGCAACCATTTATGCACATTCTGAAACTCAAATAAATACAGAAGCAAACGGAATAATAGGTGACGACTTCTCAATGGGAATCGCTAAGTCATGGGAAAAGGAGTTTTTCAGTAAGTCTTTTGATGGCGTGCGTAAAATTGCATTGCGCACATCTATAGTTCTAGGAAATGATGGTGGTGCATTTCCCATGCTCAAGAAGATAACCAGATTAGGAATGGGCGGTAAACAAGGTCGAGGTAATCAATTTATCAGTTGGATTCATATACAGGATCTTTGTCGAGCGGTCAAGTTCATCATTGATTCTGATTTGGATGGTCCGATCAATATCACTGCTCCAAACCCGATGCGAAATGATAATTTCATGGAAGTGTTGAGCCAAAAGCTTAGAGTTCCATTGCGTATTGACCAACCCAAATGGCTGCTAGAAATAGGTGCTGCTGTCATTGGAACAGAAACTGAACTTCTGCTTAAAAGCAGATACGTTTATCCACAACGTTTGTTAGATGCAAGATTCGAATTTAATTATAAGACTGTAGAAGAGTGTCTGGCTGATTTACTTTAA
- a CDS encoding 4Fe-4S binding protein, producing the protein MSTVQKSMSLTGEPPKSLNAGQRASVFAGMAGLGILVLHLFNQSITNAALWLTASLVLMSVGIIGFTIASYAHKQAGIKNDGVWFKSISSRGVLGWMAGIALTGFYIVLYFYAELLGLNPDGANTGVVALFDPLSRALSGNPASQWFVYGTLYTVAILAFGVKFIWKYRHNRYEIIRTSSVMFFQTAFAFLIPEFMARLNGDGFNLPYYDLKNIWPLNYYNFEQYRINDFISSGAIGMFLLFFGLASIFIITPILTYKYGKRWYCSWVCGCGGLAETAGDSFRQLSDKSQAAWKVERWVVHSVLVFVVMMTTTVVSVYLGYEGEGYWLSRDTFLFSVAALLVVLYAAVMIWKRDTLKKDAIVGATVYLAISLASVALIYFVDITQIQVNAAYFSFGINEKIYSLDVAVKSLYGFLIGAIFSGVIGTGFYPIFGNRVWCRFGCPMAAILGLQQRLFSKFRITTNGGQCISCGNCSTYCEMGIDVRSYAQKGENIIRASCVGCGICSAVCPRGVLKLENGPLEGRINSEAVLLGQDPDLMELLKSNKSA; encoded by the coding sequence ATGTCCACTGTTCAAAAAAGTATGTCCTTAACTGGCGAGCCGCCAAAATCACTTAATGCAGGTCAACGCGCATCGGTTTTTGCTGGTATGGCAGGATTAGGTATCCTCGTCTTGCATCTTTTCAATCAATCTATAACTAATGCTGCTTTGTGGCTCACAGCATCTTTGGTGCTAATGAGCGTCGGGATTATAGGTTTTACCATTGCTAGTTATGCCCACAAACAGGCTGGAATTAAAAATGACGGCGTGTGGTTCAAGTCTATTTCCAGTCGTGGTGTTTTAGGCTGGATGGCTGGAATTGCGCTTACTGGATTTTACATCGTGCTCTACTTCTATGCAGAATTGCTAGGCCTTAATCCAGATGGTGCCAATACTGGTGTGGTGGCGCTATTTGATCCTTTGAGCCGTGCGCTGAGTGGTAATCCTGCCAGTCAATGGTTTGTTTATGGTACGCTCTATACGGTAGCTATTTTAGCTTTTGGTGTCAAATTTATCTGGAAGTATAGACACAATAGATATGAAATCATACGCACGAGCAGCGTCATGTTTTTTCAGACGGCTTTTGCATTCTTGATTCCAGAATTTATGGCACGATTGAACGGCGACGGATTCAACTTGCCTTACTACGATCTTAAAAACATCTGGCCACTCAACTATTACAACTTTGAGCAATACCGCATCAATGACTTTATCAGTTCTGGTGCTATTGGTATGTTCTTGCTGTTTTTTGGGCTAGCGTCCATTTTTATCATCACACCTATACTGACATACAAATATGGTAAGCGCTGGTACTGTAGTTGGGTTTGTGGTTGTGGTGGCCTGGCCGAGACTGCTGGAGATTCTTTTAGACAATTGTCTGACAAGTCACAGGCTGCATGGAAAGTAGAACGTTGGGTAGTACACAGTGTTCTCGTTTTTGTGGTTATGATGACGACTACTGTGGTAAGCGTTTATCTAGGTTATGAGGGCGAAGGTTACTGGTTATCCAGAGATACCTTTTTGTTTTCGGTGGCGGCACTTCTCGTGGTTTTGTATGCAGCTGTGATGATCTGGAAGCGTGATACGCTCAAGAAAGATGCGATTGTTGGTGCAACGGTTTATCTGGCTATATCATTAGCATCTGTTGCTTTGATCTACTTTGTGGACATCACGCAGATACAGGTGAATGCTGCTTACTTTTCATTCGGTATTAATGAGAAAATCTACTCACTGGATGTTGCTGTTAAGAGTCTGTATGGGTTTTTGATTGGTGCTATATTTTCTGGCGTTATTGGTACTGGTTTCTATCCCATTTTTGGTAATCGCGTTTGGTGCCGTTTTGGTTGTCCTATGGCGGCGATCTTGGGATTGCAGCAGCGTTTGTTTTCAAAATTTCGCATAACGACTAATGGTGGTCAGTGTATTTCATGTGGTAACTGTTCTACTTACTGTGAGATGGGAATTGACGTGCGCAGCTATGCTCAAAAGGGCGAAAACATCATACGTGCCAGCTGTGTAGGCTGCGGTATTTGTAGCGCGGTTTGTCCACGTGGCGTTCTTAAATTGGAGAACGGCCCGCTAGAAGGTCGAATCAATAGTGAGGCTGTGCTTTTAGGTCAAGATCCAGACTTGATGGAGTTGTTGAAAAGCAACAAGTCTGCATAA
- a CDS encoding HD domain-containing protein, with amino-acid sequence MQQTIITTTIDFVRQQLANAEGGHDWFHIERVWKNAQLIASKETNADPMIVELGALLHDIADSKFHDGDETVGPRVAREFLEYQQVDDRIIDHVIKIIENISFKGGNVDQSFKSIELDIVQDADRLDALGAIGIARTFNYGGFKNRTIYDPAVKPDLNMDKETYKKSTAPTINHFYEKLLLLKDRMNTKAGKQLAQKRHQFMEHYLEQFYAEWNGEV; translated from the coding sequence ATGCAACAAACGATCATTACAACTACCATAGACTTCGTCAGACAACAGCTAGCAAATGCCGAAGGTGGTCACGACTGGTTTCATATAGAGCGTGTGTGGAAAAATGCTCAACTGATAGCGAGTAAAGAGACAAATGCAGACCCGATGATCGTTGAATTGGGAGCTTTGCTACACGACATTGCCGACTCTAAATTTCACGATGGTGATGAAACTGTTGGACCACGAGTGGCACGTGAGTTTTTGGAATATCAGCAAGTTGATGATAGGATTATCGATCACGTGATAAAAATCATTGAAAACATTTCTTTTAAAGGTGGTAATGTAGATCAAAGTTTTAAAAGCATAGAATTGGATATAGTTCAAGATGCCGACAGGCTTGATGCCCTAGGTGCTATTGGTATCGCACGCACGTTTAATTACGGCGGTTTTAAAAACAGAACCATCTATGATCCAGCGGTCAAACCTGATCTAAACATGGATAAGGAAACTTACAAGAAAAGTACGGCACCGACGATCAATCATTTTTACGAAAAGCTTTTACTGCTCAAGGATCGCATGAATACAAAAGCTGGTAAGCAACTTGCCCAAAAACGCCATCAGTTCATGGAACATTATCTAGAGCAGTTTTATGCGGAATGGAACGGTGAAGTGTAA
- a CDS encoding GbsR/MarR family transcriptional regulator codes for MKLEDGKNQFIQAWGSLASQWGISKSMAQIHALLLSSPAGLSADEIMEQVQLSRGNVNTNVRELINWRLVRKETVLGERKEFFVADHDVYSIAQHIMEERRRREIEPVRLLLNQLKNAKIEGNAEEVKHFQGIISDLSDFVSQMENLMNLATKINNNNYLKKMIKAIS; via the coding sequence ATGAAATTGGAGGACGGTAAAAATCAATTTATCCAAGCTTGGGGATCGCTAGCTAGTCAATGGGGTATTTCCAAGTCCATGGCTCAGATCCATGCGCTTTTATTATCGTCACCAGCTGGTTTGAGCGCAGATGAAATCATGGAGCAGGTACAGCTGTCAAGAGGTAACGTGAACACCAACGTGCGTGAGTTAATCAATTGGCGATTAGTGCGCAAGGAAACAGTTTTAGGTGAGCGCAAGGAATTTTTTGTAGCAGACCATGACGTTTATTCCATCGCACAACACATTATGGAAGAGCGCAGACGTCGTGAGATTGAGCCAGTAAGATTGTTACTTAATCAACTAAAAAACGCAAAGATTGAAGGCAATGCCGAAGAAGTGAAACATTTTCAAGGTATCATATCTGATTTATCTGATTTTGTCTCACAAATGGAAAATCTAATGAACCTCGCAACTAAAATTAATAATAATAATTACTTGAAAAAAATGATCAAGGCGATTTCATAG
- a CDS encoding NAD(P)/FAD-dependent oxidoreductase, whose protein sequence is MDHIVIIGNGIAGITCARHIRKLSDHRITVISAETDYFFSRTALMYVYMGHMKFAHTQPYENWFWEKNNIELKNAYVKQVEPDSKTLTFATGDQMQYDKLVLATGSIPNKFGWPGQDLQGVQGLVSRQDLDALEINAPNNQVCKRAVIIGGGLIGVELAEMLHTRKIPVTFLVREKAFWSGVLPLPDATMISDHILSHHIDLRHEEEMAEIIGDENGKVKAVKTAKGEIIECNLVGLCAGVRPQIGFLTGSGIETDRGILVDRHLQTNYPDVYAIGDCAQQREPVGERKSVEAVWYTGRMMGETLAQTLCGNPKKWNPGHWFNSAKFMDIEYQTYGWVWAVPKEGHAHYHWKDLKEDRAITVEYNIASRKFIGINTFGIRMRHEVFDQWLTDERTVDQVISNIEKSCFNPEFYTKPFAAIKADFDFKEAAQTA, encoded by the coding sequence ATGGATCACATTGTTATCATAGGAAATGGCATTGCAGGAATCACCTGTGCGCGCCACATACGCAAACTTTCAGATCATAGAATTACTGTCATAAGTGCAGAGACAGATTACTTTTTCTCGCGCACGGCGCTGATGTATGTGTACATGGGTCACATGAAATTTGCGCACACGCAACCGTATGAGAATTGGTTCTGGGAAAAGAACAATATCGAGCTCAAGAACGCATACGTAAAGCAAGTTGAGCCAGATTCTAAGACACTCACTTTTGCAACTGGCGACCAAATGCAGTATGACAAACTGGTGCTGGCTACCGGTAGTATCCCTAACAAGTTTGGCTGGCCTGGCCAGGATTTGCAAGGCGTTCAAGGGCTGGTGTCTCGACAAGATCTAGATGCGCTGGAAATCAACGCGCCCAATAATCAAGTTTGCAAACGCGCCGTGATCATCGGTGGTGGCTTGATAGGTGTCGAGCTTGCCGAAATGCTGCACACCAGAAAAATACCAGTGACATTCCTTGTGCGCGAGAAAGCATTCTGGAGTGGCGTGTTGCCGTTGCCAGACGCTACCATGATTTCAGATCATATCTTGTCGCATCATATTGATTTGCGCCATGAAGAAGAAATGGCAGAAATCATAGGAGACGAAAACGGAAAAGTCAAAGCGGTCAAAACCGCCAAAGGCGAAATCATAGAGTGCAACCTTGTCGGACTTTGCGCTGGAGTGCGACCTCAAATTGGCTTTTTAACAGGCAGCGGCATAGAAACCGATCGCGGTATTCTAGTTGATCGTCATTTACAGACGAATTATCCTGATGTTTATGCCATAGGCGATTGCGCGCAACAACGTGAGCCAGTAGGCGAGCGCAAGTCAGTAGAAGCAGTTTGGTACACAGGTCGCATGATGGGCGAGACGCTGGCACAAACTTTATGTGGTAATCCTAAAAAATGGAATCCAGGACACTGGTTCAATAGTGCCAAGTTCATGGATATCGAATATCAAACCTATGGTTGGGTATGGGCTGTACCAAAAGAAGGGCACGCGCACTACCACTGGAAAGATCTTAAAGAGGACCGCGCCATCACGGTTGAGTACAATATCGCCAGTCGTAAGTTCATTGGCATCAACACTTTTGGGATACGCATGCGACATGAGGTATTTGACCAATGGCTCACTGACGAGCGCACGGTAGATCAAGTGATTTCTAATATTGAGAAGTCTTGTTTCAATCCAGAGTTTTATACCAAACCATTTGCAGCCATAAAAGCAGACTTTGATTTTAAAGAAGCTGCACAAACCGCATAG
- a CDS encoding SDR family NAD(P)-dependent oxidoreductase yields the protein MKKTVIVTGAASGLGRAIAHRFGKEGYNVVVSDVDEEDAKSVVKEIEDAGGSAYFIKADVSKKSENEMLVQKTVDKYGALHAAVNNAGISGEMALTADYPEESYNNVIAVNQNGVFYGCQAQIPELLKTGGAIVNMASMLGSVGSPQSVAYVMAKHAVVGLTKTAAIEYAEKGVRINAVGPGYIETPLLDVIDEEQEKQLIAQHPIGRLGKPDEVANIVYWLASEEASFVTGSYHIIDGGYTAR from the coding sequence ATGAAAAAGACCGTCATAGTTACAGGAGCCGCCAGTGGATTGGGAAGAGCAATCGCCCATAGATTTGGAAAAGAAGGATATAATGTCGTCGTTTCAGATGTGGATGAAGAAGATGCAAAAAGCGTTGTCAAAGAAATAGAAGATGCAGGTGGATCAGCCTACTTTATTAAAGCAGATGTTTCCAAAAAATCTGAAAACGAAATGCTTGTCCAGAAGACTGTAGATAAATACGGTGCGCTACACGCTGCCGTAAATAATGCTGGGATAAGTGGTGAGATGGCACTAACGGCAGACTATCCAGAGGAAAGCTACAACAACGTGATTGCAGTGAACCAAAACGGTGTTTTTTACGGTTGCCAGGCGCAGATACCAGAATTATTAAAAACAGGTGGCGCGATCGTCAACATGGCGAGTATGCTAGGATCCGTAGGGTCACCACAATCTGTGGCCTATGTCATGGCAAAACATGCCGTGGTAGGTTTGACCAAAACCGCCGCCATTGAGTATGCCGAAAAAGGTGTACGCATTAACGCCGTAGGTCCAGGATATATTGAGACGCCACTGCTAGATGTAATTGATGAGGAACAGGAAAAACAATTGATTGCCCAACATCCTATAGGTAGATTGGGAAAACCAGATGAGGTAGCAAACATCGTTTACTGGTTGGCCAGTGAAGAAGCCAGTTTTGTGACTGGTTCCTACCACATCATTGATGGTGGTTACACCGCTAGATAA
- a CDS encoding YpdA family putative bacillithiol disulfide reductase produces MAVDIYDVLIIGAGPIGIACALEAKKAGLDYLVIEKGPLVNSLYHYPTNMNFFSTSEKLEIDEIPFISKEAKPSKQEALEYYRRIATSSNLNIHLFELVKSVNKSSDFEIITDKATYHSKSIIVATGFYDIPNKLNVPGENLSKVTHYYDDPHLYAFQKVAIVGASNSAVDAALEIYRKGGEVSMIVRGNSIGDRVKYWVKPDIENRIKEDSIAAYFNAEITQIKAKSIVFTQNGETHEIANDFVVALTGYKPNFNFLKMLGVELEGGRKIPNYDPRTMQTNVSGIYLAGVICGGLDTHKWFIENSRVHAELIIKNITNSQNELAGVVE; encoded by the coding sequence ATGGCTGTAGATATTTATGACGTTCTCATCATTGGCGCTGGTCCTATAGGGATTGCTTGCGCGCTTGAAGCTAAAAAGGCTGGACTAGATTATCTAGTCATAGAAAAAGGACCGCTGGTCAACTCGCTGTACCACTACCCGACCAACATGAACTTTTTCAGCACTAGTGAGAAACTAGAGATTGATGAGATTCCGTTTATTTCTAAAGAAGCCAAACCTAGCAAACAAGAAGCCTTAGAATATTACCGCAGGATTGCCACCTCTAGCAATTTGAACATCCATCTTTTTGAACTGGTTAAGTCGGTGAACAAGTCTAGTGATTTTGAGATCATCACTGATAAAGCTACCTATCATTCCAAAAGTATCATAGTCGCCACAGGATTCTATGATATACCAAACAAATTGAATGTCCCTGGCGAGAATCTATCTAAGGTCACGCATTACTATGATGACCCGCATTTGTATGCGTTCCAAAAAGTAGCCATCGTAGGCGCCAGCAATAGCGCAGTCGATGCCGCGCTAGAAATCTATCGTAAAGGTGGCGAAGTAAGCATGATCGTGCGTGGCAATTCTATTGGTGATCGCGTAAAGTATTGGGTAAAACCAGATATTGAGAATCGTATTAAAGAAGACTCTATCGCAGCTTATTTCAATGCAGAAATTACTCAGATCAAGGCAAAAAGCATCGTCTTTACCCAAAATGGCGAGACCCATGAGATCGCAAATGACTTTGTGGTAGCACTGACTGGCTACAAGCCCAACTTTAATTTTCTCAAGATGCTGGGCGTAGAATTAGAGGGTGGTCGCAAGATTCCCAACTACGATCCACGCACTATGCAAACCAATGTTTCGGGAATTTATCTAGCAGGTGTAATTTGTGGCGGTCTGGACACGCACAAATGGTTTATAGAGAACAGCCGTGTCCACGCTGAGTTGATCATCAAGAATATCACAAACAGCCAGAATGAACTAGCTGGCGTGGTAGAATAA
- a CDS encoding M1 family metallopeptidase encodes MRILYIILCVALGTNAVSAQLLQNKKQFTRQDSLRGSITPERAWWEITYYDLDVKVQPDDKFISGSNTIHYRVLEPYQTLQVDLQEPLEILKAVQNGRELEIEHDGNAHFVKLEDEQNVGDINKVEIVYEGKPREARNAPWDGGFSWKKDDQGNHFIATSNQGLGASVWWPNKDHMYQEVDSMSISVNVPSELMNVGNGRLKGVELKNDGTTTYHWKVENPINNYGVNINVGNYVNFSETYDGEKGELFMDYYVLEENLKKAKEQFKDAPKMMEAFEHWFGPYPFYEDSFKLVEVPYLGMEHQSSVTYGNQYVNGYLGNDLSGTGWGLKFDFIIIHESGHEWFANNITYKDIADMWIHESFTAYSENLFLDYHYGKEAAAEYVIGTRRGIRNDRPIIGQYDVNHEGSGDMYYKGANMLHMIRQLINDDEKWRQILRGLNKEFYHQTVTTEQIENYIAAQSGIDLSKVFDQYLRDVRIPVLEFKKTNDHIEYRWTDVVNGFAMPVEIELDGKLSWITPTEEYQKLDLTDLTSGIKIDNDYYIEVAFLK; translated from the coding sequence ATGAGAATACTATATATCATACTATGCGTAGCACTGGGCACTAACGCTGTAAGCGCACAGTTGCTTCAAAACAAAAAGCAATTTACCCGACAAGATTCTCTGCGTGGATCTATAACACCAGAGCGTGCCTGGTGGGAAATCACTTATTATGATCTTGATGTGAAAGTGCAGCCTGATGATAAGTTCATATCGGGTTCCAACACTATTCATTATCGAGTGCTTGAACCTTATCAAACATTACAGGTAGATCTGCAAGAGCCACTTGAGATTCTCAAGGCTGTTCAAAATGGTCGCGAATTAGAAATTGAACATGATGGTAATGCGCATTTTGTAAAGCTGGAAGATGAGCAAAATGTAGGTGATATTAATAAGGTAGAAATCGTTTATGAAGGCAAGCCGCGCGAGGCACGCAATGCACCGTGGGATGGCGGCTTTTCATGGAAAAAGGATGATCAAGGCAATCACTTCATTGCCACATCAAATCAAGGATTAGGCGCCAGCGTATGGTGGCCCAATAAAGATCACATGTATCAAGAAGTGGACAGTATGTCGATAAGCGTCAACGTGCCTAGTGAACTGATGAATGTGGGCAATGGAAGATTGAAAGGAGTTGAATTGAAAAATGATGGAACGACCACCTATCACTGGAAAGTTGAAAATCCCATCAACAATTATGGTGTGAACATCAATGTTGGGAATTATGTGAATTTCTCTGAGACCTACGATGGTGAAAAAGGTGAGCTGTTCATGGACTATTATGTACTGGAAGAGAACCTCAAAAAAGCCAAAGAACAATTCAAAGACGCACCCAAGATGATGGAGGCTTTTGAGCATTGGTTTGGACCGTATCCGTTTTATGAAGACAGTTTCAAGTTGGTTGAAGTTCCATACTTGGGCATGGAACATCAAAGTAGTGTTACCTATGGCAATCAGTATGTCAATGGTTATCTGGGCAACGATTTATCAGGTACTGGTTGGGGTTTAAAATTTGATTTTATCATCATTCATGAGTCTGGTCATGAGTGGTTTGCAAACAACATCACCTACAAGGACATTGCTGATATGTGGATTCACGAGAGTTTCACCGCTTATTCGGAAAATTTGTTTCTCGATTATCACTATGGCAAGGAAGCAGCAGCAGAATATGTGATCGGCACTAGACGCGGTATTAGAAACGACAGGCCTATCATAGGCCAATATGATGTTAATCATGAGGGTTCTGGCGACATGTATTACAAGGGTGCCAACATGCTACACATGATACGCCAGCTTATCAATGACGATGAAAAATGGCGTCAAATCCTGCGAGGACTGAACAAAGAATTTTACCATCAAACAGTCACCACAGAGCAAATCGAAAATTACATTGCAGCACAAAGCGGAATTGATCTAAGTAAAGTATTTGATCAGTATTTGAGAGATGTGCGTATTCCTGTATTAGAATTCAAAAAAACAAACGATCATATTGAATATCGTTGGACTGACGTCGTAAACGGTTTTGCTATGCCTGTTGAAATCGAGTTGGATGGGAAATTAAGTTGGATTACACCAACCGAAGAATATCAGAAATTAGACCTGACCGATTTGACATCAGGAATTAAAATTGACAACGATTATTACATAGAAGTAGCTTTTTTAAAGTAA